The genomic window TTTTCATTGCATTTTTTACATATTCCATAATAATAAATGTTCTTACTTCCTATATTACAACCTTCAAGTTCCTTTTCTATATTTTTTGTATCTTTTATATCAAAATCGTAGATTTTATCACATATATTACATATAAAATGTCCATGGGGATCTGTATTAAGATCATATTTAGAATCTTTATCATCAATTCTAACTATCTGGACTAAACCTTTTTCTACAAATAATTCTAATGTATTGTATATACTTGTTTTAGATAAGGTTGGTATATCTTCAATTAATTTTTTGTAAATTTCTTCAACATTAGGATGAATATCATTGCTTAACAAATAGTCTAGGGTTTTTATTCTAATTGTTGAAGGTTTTATATTATATTTTTTTAAATAATGTTTTAAGTACTCTATGCGATTTTTCATATCCAGACTTCCTTCCAATAGAAATGAATAGATATAATTAATAAAATGATTTCAATTTTGTAATGGTTATAATCATAGTATAGCTAAGATATTTTTATTTGTCAAGGTTTTGATAATAATATAAAGAAAAGGAATAGTGAAATTTCACTATTCTTTTTCTTTATATTTATCTAAATATATTATTTTTCCATTCTTATTGTCACTATTCATATTATAAACTTCTAGAACTGCAAATACGTCTTTACCTAAAGGAGTAACAGATAACTGAGTTTTTGATTTTTCCACCATATTTAATAATCCCATGGCTTCAAAGAAAGTAAAAATAGTTTTAGAATAAAATCCATCTACTGT from Tissierellales bacterium includes these protein-coding regions:
- a CDS encoding transcriptional repressor; the encoded protein is MKNRIEYLKHYLKKYNIKPSTIRIKTLDYLLSNDIHPNVEEIYKKLIEDIPTLSKTSIYNTLELFVEKGLVQIVRIDDKDSKYDLNTDPHGHFICNICDKIYDFDIKDTKNIEKELEGCNIGSKNIYYYGICKKCNENL